In the Bacillus amyloliquefaciens DSM 7 = ATCC 23350 genome, CTTCTGTATTGATAAATTCATTCATCAGTATATAGCTTCACTATGAATTCTCAATCGGCATTATGTAACATAATCTCCTCGCCTGCACTAAGCCAAACTTCTCTATTAGCGGCGCTATTCTTCCTATTATCGAATTGCTTTTTTTGGGAATAGGCAGGACTTCGAACTTACTTTAATTTTTTTAAAGAAAAATGAATGCGTTTACATTTTCCTACGGATATTCGTTTGGACTAAATGGACTATTTGCGTTCCGGAAGAAAAAGATGCAATCATAATCCATCTTTTCATAGCCCGTTATATCAACATTTTCCGCACTGCGCATACGATTCGGGACTCTCCGTCCGCTGGATGCAGACTGCCTTTTTTGTTAAGGATAAGGTCATAAAGTCATTCATTTTCCCCCATATCCTGCTGTCAGTCCTATTCCAAAATAACTATCGGAATGACTTGCACATGACAGAAACAGACGGGTCCGGAGTGTTTACAGGAAATACACAATTTATATGCGGAAAGTCTATTTGCTTTTGTTCCGTATACAGGACATTTATCACTCTTTTGAAATAATTTTAATAAATCTTTATATTCGTTCAAGAAATGTTCATCCATATTTGTGAAGTTCTTGGTAAAACATCAAGCATCATCAATAAATTCCTCTATTTTATAAAATGCATAAAAAAGGAATAGCCGCTGAAAACTACAGATAACGCGGAAAGGAGGCGGTCTGATGTCTGCGGATATACAAAACAAACGGCTTCCCGGTGATTTTGAATCGGCTGTACGAAAAATGCAGGAACTGATGTGTGTTTGCGGAGATTTTAAAATACGAAGGATCAAACTGCAGGATCGTCAAACCGCTTTTTTTTATATTGAACAAATGATAGAAGAACAGAAGCTTAATGAGTTTCTGTTAAGCGACAGCTTGCAGAACGGCTCACTTGAGGAAGCGATGGATGCTGTCAGCAGTGCGGAAACGGATGAGATCAGAAAAATTATCGACGGGATTTTGGCCGGCCAGGTTGTTTTTCTCAGCGATGCGTCAAGTAAGGCGAAGCTGTTCTCTGTCGGGCAGAACCCGCTGCGTTCCATTATGGAACCAGAATCTGAAAGCATCGTCCGCGGGGCCCATGACGGGTTTGTGGAAAGTTTGGAAACGAACATTCATCAGCTGCGGTTTCACATACAGGACCGCCACCTCTCCGTTCACTATATGGATATCGGGGAACGGGCCAAATCAAAGGTTGCAGTCATTTTTGTTGAGAATATCGCCAATCCGGAGATTGTGGAGGAAGTGAAGCGGCGCCTGTCGTACCTGCGTATCGACAGTGTGCTTGCGCCCGGAATTATCGAGGAGTCGATAGAAGATAATTCGTTTTCCATATTCCCGCAGATCGTTCATACGGAACGGCCGGATAAAGCAAAAGCAAGCGTGATGGAAGGCTGTGTCCTCATCATGATGGATGGGAGCCCGTCAGCCTTAATTGCGCCGATCACGTTCTTTTCATTTTTTCAATCGCCGGATGACTACAGCACAAGGTGGATTTCCGCCAGTTTTTTGAGGGTGCTGAGATTTTTCGCCTTTATGATCGCGATTACGCTGCCCGCTTTTTATATCGCGCTGATTGCGTTCCATTTTGAAGTCATTCCCAACGATCTGATTATCACCATGAAAAATTCGATTGTAGATATTCCCTTCCCTCCGCTGATAGAAGCCATGATTATGGAGATTACGATCGAACTGATCCGCGAAGCCGGTATCAGGCTCCCGAAACCGATCAGTCAGACGATCGGCATTGTCGGCGGTCTCGTGATCGGTGACGCAGTCGTTCAGGCGGGACTCATTTCGAATATGATGATTATCGTCGTAGCCGTTACGGCTGTTTCCTCTTTTGTGCTTCCTTCATATGAAATGAGCACGTCCATTCGAACGCTCAGATTTCCGCTTATGTTTCTGGCATCATCGTTCGGTTTTATCGGTATCGGGCTCGGCTTCGGGCTTATCCTGATGAACCTGTGCAAGCTTGAATCTCTCGGGGTTCCTTATCTATCATCTCTGACGCCGTTTCATTTCAGTGACTTAAAGGATGCGTTTATCCGGCTTCCGGCTTGGTTCATTAAAAGAAGGCCGTTTTATTTGAGGCCGCAAGACTCAAAGCAGATTAAACATGTTCGGGGGTGGAGAAAAAATGAAGACTAAAAAAATCAGCCGGCTTCAAGCAGTATTTTTCATTAATCAGACGCAGATCAGCATCGGCATTTTGGCGCTGCCCCACTTGCTGATGATGAAATCGGGAAGCAGCGGGTGGATTTCCATTCTGCTCACCGGGCTGCTTGTCCAGCTTACATTCAGTCTGTATATGATATTATTTCACCGGTTTCCGAAGATGAATCTGTACGAAATGCTGGAGGAGGTGTTCGGAACATTCGCCGGCAAAGGGCTGCAAGTGCTGTATATTTTATATTTTACGTTTCTCTGCACGCTCATTCTTTCTGTATTTACACGGATCTTGGATATCTGGGTGCTCCCTCTGACTCCGAATTGGGTCATCTGCTTAATGCTGATACTCGGTTCTGTCTATATCGCCCAAGCCCCGCTGAATGCTATCGCCAGGTTCAGCTTTATCTTAACGCCATTTTTACTGCTGATCTCTCTGCCGCTTTTATACACGCTGGGAAAAGCTGATGTGACAAACATTATGCCGATTTTTCACGGAACCGCCAAAGACATGCTGACCGGGGTGCAGCAGACACTGGTCAGCATTACCGGCTTTCAGGCAGCGCTTGTAATCGGGCCCCTTATCAACTGCACCGTCAGCCAGCGCTACAAAATAATGACGATTTCAAACGTCTGTATTGTCCTTTACTATCTGTACATCACCCTTACTTGCTTTGTCACAATCAGCCCCGAAGAAATAAAGATTATCCCGGAGCCTGTGCTGTATTTGTTAAAAACCGTTTCATTCAGAATTATCGAACGGACGGATCTGCTCTTTTTGACGTTTTGGTTCGTGACAGTCTTTTCAACATTGGCCAACGTGTTTTATTTGGCAAGCACCGGAATGGCCAAGCTGTTCAACAAAAAAGACCACAGCCGGTTTGTTTATCTGCTGGCCCTGCTCGTCTTTCTTCCATCTATTTGGGCCATAAGCACGGATAAAACGATACAGCAGCTGGATCAGGTTTTCCGTCTTTCCGATATTGTCTTTGTGTATTTGTTTCCGGCGTTTATGACATTGATTGTCCTTGTACGCAAAAAGGGTGTCCGCCATGCGCATTAAAAAAGCGCTTCTTATCAGTCTCATGTGTGCAAGCCTTACGCTTACGGGCTGCTGGGACCAAAATTTATTTAAAGATATTTCTCTCGTGCTGACCGCAAGCCTCGACGTGGATCAAGACGGTAAAAATAAAATCGGCATCACCTATCGGAAGGTTCAATCTTCCCAGGCGGAACAGGAAACAGGCGGCTCCTTCATTACGACGGTGCTCAGCGCTTCAGGGCACACCATCCGTGAAGCGCGGTTCCAATTGGATAAGCTTGTCGATCAGC is a window encoding:
- a CDS encoding spore germination protein → MSADIQNKRLPGDFESAVRKMQELMCVCGDFKIRRIKLQDRQTAFFYIEQMIEEQKLNEFLLSDSLQNGSLEEAMDAVSSAETDEIRKIIDGILAGQVVFLSDASSKAKLFSVGQNPLRSIMEPESESIVRGAHDGFVESLETNIHQLRFHIQDRHLSVHYMDIGERAKSKVAVIFVENIANPEIVEEVKRRLSYLRIDSVLAPGIIEESIEDNSFSIFPQIVHTERPDKAKASVMEGCVLIMMDGSPSALIAPITFFSFFQSPDDYSTRWISASFLRVLRFFAFMIAITLPAFYIALIAFHFEVIPNDLIITMKNSIVDIPFPPLIEAMIMEITIELIREAGIRLPKPISQTIGIVGGLVIGDAVVQAGLISNMMIIVVAVTAVSSFVLPSYEMSTSIRTLRFPLMFLASSFGFIGIGLGFGLILMNLCKLESLGVPYLSSLTPFHFSDLKDAFIRLPAWFIKRRPFYLRPQDSKQIKHVRGWRKNED
- a CDS encoding GerAB/ArcD/ProY family transporter — translated: MKTKKISRLQAVFFINQTQISIGILALPHLLMMKSGSSGWISILLTGLLVQLTFSLYMILFHRFPKMNLYEMLEEVFGTFAGKGLQVLYILYFTFLCTLILSVFTRILDIWVLPLTPNWVICLMLILGSVYIAQAPLNAIARFSFILTPFLLLISLPLLYTLGKADVTNIMPIFHGTAKDMLTGVQQTLVSITGFQAALVIGPLINCTVSQRYKIMTISNVCIVLYYLYITLTCFVTISPEEIKIIPEPVLYLLKTVSFRIIERTDLLFLTFWFVTVFSTLANVFYLASTGMAKLFNKKDHSRFVYLLALLVFLPSIWAISTDKTIQQLDQVFRLSDIVFVYLFPAFMTLIVLVRKKGVRHAH